The DNA sequence TGGAGGAGAGATGGAGTGAGTGAGCTCTCCAAAgaggggaagggaaagagaaacacCCAGAGAAGAGGAGGGGCAAAgggggtgtggggggggggggcagggaggggCAGACCCTGGAAGCTGAGAGGCCCCAGTGCAGGAAAGACCGTTAAACTGCAGATGTTTGGCAGCTGCAGGCAGAGGAAGTGCCTGAGAAGGAGGGGTGAGGATTGCTCGGCTGCGGAAGGCACAACAAGGGGGACTGGAGCAACCGGAGGCCCTGGAGTTACAGCATGGCTCTCCCACCACCCCCCTCCTCGCCACCACCCCCTTGCCCAGCATCTCGAGAGTCTCTGAGTTGCAACTGGGACTTTCTGCAAAGTCTGTTGGGAGTGCTGCGCATTATACAGCTGCTGTCAGGTGCTATCTGCTGGATGATTTTAGCAGCACACAAATATGAAGGTGCAACCTACTTTGCAGTCTTTGCGGCTGTTCTGGTGTGGCTGCTAACCTTGGTGATCTTTGGGCTCAGCCTGTTGGGCCGCTGGTCTCTCGTGCCAGTTCTGGGAACCCGGTGGCTCTTGACAAACATTGTGCATGACTTGTTGCTTGGAGTCATCCTTTTTACGGCTGCTGCAGGTATCATGGGGCATAAGACCCAGAGTTTCAGCTATTGCAACCTGCGAGGCTATACTAAGCCCTGCAGTTACGGTGCCTATGTGGCTGTGGCTGTTTTTGCCGGTGTCACTGCCTTCTTATACCTTCTTTCAGGACTCTACTGCCTGGCACGGCGTTTTCGGGGACACCTGGACATCAACTAAGAGATGTGAAAGAAAGATGAAGAGAGATGGACAGGCCCTTCTTCAGTCAGCCAGACAAGTCTCACACGTGTCACCTTCAAGATGAACATGCTTTATTTGGCCAAAGATTTCATCAGTTACATCCCATTTCATCAGATGGAACGAGATGTAGCCCACAGACTGTTCACTGTTGAAGACCCATCATTATCTTCCTGGTGGACAAACACCTCTCCTTGGTTTCTTCTGCACTGATGTTGCCTATAGGCAGTCTGACTCTCTTCATCAATGGATGAATAATACCTCCTTTCAGCATGCAGAAGCTACAAATGGTCTGTCCTTTGgtcttctttatttttccttcagtTTACAGGTGGGTCACTGGAAGCCTGGAAATATTTGGCCCAACCTGTGATTCCAACATATGCTAGAGAAAGTGATCCAGTTACAGCCATTATAAGAACAGATTTAATTTAGTTGGTAGTTCTTGTTCATGTTTTTACAGTATATACATAGGGTCTCATTCACTTTGATTCATTCAATTCAATTCATGCTCAGTAACCTTGAATGCTTTAGGGTTGCTTGTTGgatttattattaatgttttaaaaCTGAAAGGTTACTTTGCTAGAGAAAGTGACCCAGTGTTATTTACAGCCCTTATAAGAACAGATTTAATTTAGTTGGTAGTCCTTGTTCATGTTTTTACCGCATATACATAGGGTTCATTCAATTCAATTCATGCTCAGTAACCTTGAGTATTTGTACTTTAGGTTTCCTCATTgaatttattaataatattttaaaattgaaagGTTCTTTTTTGAACTACAATGTCTGTAATTCCCAACAAGCATGAGTGTGTTGTGGGGACTCTGGGAAGTATCGTCCAAAATTATtgggaaaaccaggaatctccAAAATCTTTTGGAAGCgtgacccttttggagattaattggcattcacactatttggaataatcataacctttggaAAGACCTGGCCTTGTTAGAGATCGTAAcctttgtaaagtatgatcttcctgagaacagttaaaaacttgcttgagttaaccttctccttagtggtaaatatccactagtattcatgcatagagttaagggaaaataCACACCAATATATGCACACAATATAGTCAGCAATCTCAActttatacataacaaataactagcatGGGAGGATTGTAGAAAGTTGCTATttcaacaaaaataacatttccaaagcCTCTTAatattctttctttctatttcagctttaaaaacaaaagtttaaATGTCATTCCCAAAGGCTTCtgttactttgtttttattttgttcaatGGCACTTGATCAGATATTTATGACCTATTGTTTTTTAAACTTACAAATGTATATAAACCTGATATGAACATTATAGCTTTTATAGCATAGTATTACTCTAGTTACCAGTGTTTTATTGCTACAAATAGAGGTATAAAGGCTCATAAaatcatggagctggaagagactcatgggccattcagtccaatcccctgccaagaagcagaaacattgcattcaaagcacccccgacagatggccatccagcctctgcttaaaagcctccaaagaaggagcttccaccacactctagggcagagagttccactgctgaacagctctcaaagtgatgaagttcttcctaatattcaggtggaatctccttttctgtaatttgaagccattgtttcctgtcctagtctccagggcagcagaaaacaagcttgctccctcctccctatgacttctcctcacatatttatacatggctatcacgtctcctctcagtcttctc is a window from the Anolis carolinensis isolate JA03-04 chromosome 3, rAnoCar3.1.pri, whole genome shotgun sequence genome containing:
- the marveld1 gene encoding MARVEL domain-containing protein 1; translation: MALPPPPSSPPPPCPASRESLSCNWDFLQSLLGVLRIIQLLSGAICWMILAAHKYEGATYFAVFAAVLVWLLTLVIFGLSLLGRWSLVPVLGTRWLLTNIVHDLLLGVILFTAAAGIMGHKTQSFSYCNLRGYTKPCSYGAYVAVAVFAGVTAFLYLLSGLYCLARRFRGHLDIN